One region of Candidatus Poribacteria bacterium genomic DNA includes:
- a CDS encoding LamG domain-containing protein, with the protein MTSLIRFLVRKPEHHRILIGIGFVFVTMWCSAIVDAKIDPEAVVGIWLFDEGAGKTAADLSGNGNDGELKEGAKWEDGQFGQAVIFDGKDDYVEIAPSPLFNPEEFTVTFWMHPTAVGGNNPAGKGSATLVIANGNPGDGGGANWWFEFWNGGNFEFKSCQAGCAAATTPVNKPNEWYFIAGIYNGTEYELYIDATFKAKGPNKVGAPEKGLLIGSGLCPAGHGCDGGYFKGIIDDVAMFSGILSEADLKTLMDEGVGKVLGVAPVEPISKLATTWGNLKRR; encoded by the coding sequence ATGACTTCTCTCATAAGATTTCTCGTTAGGAAACCGGAACACCACCGGATACTGATTGGCATTGGGTTTGTATTTGTCACAATGTGGTGTTCTGCGATAGTCGATGCCAAAATTGATCCCGAAGCAGTTGTTGGCATCTGGCTTTTCGATGAAGGGGCTGGGAAAACCGCTGCGGATTTATCCGGCAATGGGAACGATGGTGAACTCAAAGAGGGCGCGAAATGGGAAGATGGACAATTCGGGCAGGCAGTCATATTTGATGGCAAAGACGATTACGTTGAAATTGCTCCTTCACCGCTGTTCAATCCGGAGGAGTTCACTGTCACCTTCTGGATGCATCCGACGGCTGTTGGAGGCAACAACCCGGCAGGTAAAGGCTCAGCCACCCTCGTTATCGCAAACGGTAATCCGGGGGATGGCGGGGGAGCAAATTGGTGGTTCGAGTTCTGGAATGGCGGCAACTTTGAATTCAAAAGTTGTCAAGCGGGTTGTGCTGCTGCGACCACACCGGTAAACAAACCGAATGAATGGTATTTTATCGCTGGTATCTACAACGGCACTGAGTATGAGCTCTACATCGATGCTACATTTAAGGCGAAAGGACCGAACAAGGTCGGCGCACCAGAAAAAGGACTCCTTATCGGCAGTGGATTGTGTCCGGCAGGGCACGGGTGTGACGGTGGCTATTTCAAAGGCATCATTGACGACGTGGCAATGTTTAGCGGTATCTTGAGTGAAGCGGATCTGAAAACGCTCATGGACGAAGGTGTGGGAAAAGTACTCGGTGTTGCGCCAGTAGAACCCATAAGCAAATTGGCAACGACGTGGGGCAATTTGAAAAGGCGTTAA
- the hemG gene encoding protoporphyrinogen oxidase: protein MENAVRKRAIVIGGGITGLAACYRLQREASQRDIPLDLILLEASERVGGVIQTEHRDGFLIEHGPDAFISTKPSAKALCEELGIVDQLIGTNPKVRRSFVIRKGTLHPVPEGFYMMAPGSFMPFLKTPLFSWHGKLRMALDLFIPRRGRDTDEAVAHFVRRRLGTEAFTRMAQPMIGGIYTSDAENLSLKATFPRFLEMEETHGSIIKALRAQKKQAAETSRDTSGPRYSLFLSFKSGMQTLVDKLAETVSGSIRLNAKVEHIQPAPDDNRWIVSLANGERLNSELLCIALPAPQTSVLVQHVSKLLTTKLDAIPYASSATVNFAFHRSDVTHPLDGMGFVVPATENLSLIGCSFSSVKFENRAPEEHVLLRAFVGEPTSKKSETELIELCQADLTPLLGFKNAPQFAIVSKHSQAMAQYQVGHQDVVSDIERFTNGLRGFTLAGNGYDGVGIPDCIRSGEAAALSLLDTL, encoded by the coding sequence TTGGAAAACGCGGTTAGAAAGCGTGCCATTGTTATTGGGGGCGGTATCACAGGGTTGGCCGCGTGCTATCGCTTGCAACGCGAGGCATCACAACGCGATATTCCGCTTGACCTTATACTCCTTGAAGCAAGTGAGCGTGTCGGCGGCGTTATTCAAACTGAACATCGCGATGGTTTTCTTATTGAGCACGGGCCCGATGCGTTTATTTCAACGAAACCGTCGGCGAAGGCTTTATGTGAAGAACTCGGTATCGTAGATCAACTCATCGGTACTAACCCAAAGGTCCGGCGGAGTTTTGTAATCCGCAAGGGAACGTTGCATCCTGTCCCGGAGGGCTTTTATATGATGGCCCCTGGTTCCTTCATGCCGTTTCTAAAAACCCCGCTCTTTAGTTGGCACGGCAAACTGCGCATGGCACTGGATCTCTTTATTCCACGTCGGGGAAGAGATACGGATGAAGCCGTGGCACATTTCGTCAGGCGCCGCCTCGGCACCGAAGCCTTCACACGGATGGCACAGCCTATGATAGGCGGCATCTACACCTCGGATGCTGAAAATTTAAGTCTCAAGGCGACCTTTCCAAGATTTTTAGAAATGGAGGAAACACACGGGAGCATCATCAAGGCACTGCGCGCGCAAAAAAAGCAGGCAGCCGAAACCAGTCGAGATACAAGTGGACCGCGCTATAGCCTCTTTCTCTCATTTAAATCTGGAATGCAAACCTTGGTTGACAAACTTGCTGAAACCGTATCCGGTAGTATTAGGTTGAATGCTAAGGTGGAACATATTCAACCAGCACCTGATGATAACAGATGGATCGTTTCGCTTGCGAATGGGGAAAGACTCAATTCGGAACTCCTCTGCATTGCCCTTCCAGCACCACAAACAAGTGTACTTGTCCAACATGTATCAAAGCTTCTCACTACAAAACTCGACGCTATTCCCTATGCTTCCTCGGCAACGGTCAATTTCGCATTTCATCGCTCAGATGTCACCCATCCATTGGATGGTATGGGATTCGTCGTTCCTGCTACGGAAAACCTGTCTCTCATTGGGTGTTCCTTTAGTAGCGTTAAATTTGAAAACCGTGCTCCAGAGGAACATGTCTTGCTGCGTGCCTTTGTTGGCGAACCCACGTCTAAAAAAAGCGAAACAGAACTTATTGAATTGTGTCAAGCGGACTTAACGCCGCTCCTCGGATTCAAAAACGCTCCACAGTTCGCTATCGTTAGCAAGCATTCACAAGCGATGGCACAGTATCAGGTGGGACACCAAGATGTTGTTAGTGATATAGAGCGGTTTACGAATGGATTGCGAGGATTCACACTTGCAGGAAATGGCTATGACGGTGTTGGTATTCCAGACTGTATTCGGAGTGGAGAGGCAGCAGCACTTTCGCTCTTAGACACACTGTGA
- a CDS encoding uroporphyrinogen decarboxylase family protein, translating to MKNDLLLRASRCLPVERVPVWMMRQAGRSDPLYRQIRRELNLPLERLFRTCPGPMLQTDVESAVKISLLPKRIGVDAIIVYKDILTPLAPMGAYFRFNPGPILSSPIRTRAQVNAFQSVDDPPTQLAFTGNVIRQLRETLNEELPLIGFAGAPLTLAFFLIVGESPMRHGGGMSEKATPVFQMIEEVPELLHLLLEKLTEMTINYLNYQISEGVQIVQLFESIADILPRRIYEEFAFPYHQRIFTELNSEAPSILFAKECNYLDLMHQSGADVLSVGKCVDLGKAKAQINDTVAFQGNVDNDILRDGTPDDITAAVKVCLKQGGKTGHILNLSHGLHRDTPFENVKHFVNIAKRL from the coding sequence TTGAAAAACGATTTACTTCTTCGCGCATCAAGATGTCTACCGGTAGAACGTGTGCCCGTGTGGATGATGCGACAGGCAGGTAGGTCAGATCCCCTTTATCGGCAGATTCGACGTGAGCTTAACCTTCCGTTGGAACGACTCTTTCGGACGTGTCCTGGACCGATGTTGCAGACCGATGTTGAATCAGCAGTCAAAATTTCACTGCTGCCTAAACGCATCGGTGTTGATGCCATCATTGTCTACAAAGATATTCTCACCCCACTCGCCCCTATGGGGGCGTATTTCCGGTTTAATCCCGGTCCTATTTTAAGTTCACCCATCCGGACGCGAGCCCAAGTCAACGCCTTTCAATCCGTTGATGATCCACCCACACAATTAGCGTTTACGGGAAACGTCATTCGCCAGTTACGTGAAACCTTGAATGAGGAACTACCCCTGATCGGTTTTGCTGGGGCACCTTTAACACTCGCCTTCTTCCTCATTGTGGGGGAGAGTCCCATGAGGCATGGCGGAGGAATGTCGGAAAAGGCAACTCCTGTCTTCCAAATGATAGAAGAGGTACCGGAACTCCTACATCTCCTGTTAGAAAAATTAACGGAGATGACAATTAACTACTTGAACTATCAAATCAGTGAAGGGGTTCAGATCGTACAACTCTTTGAATCTATTGCGGACATCTTACCCAGGCGGATTTATGAAGAATTCGCATTTCCTTACCATCAACGGATTTTCACCGAACTCAATTCAGAGGCACCCAGCATTCTTTTCGCAAAGGAGTGCAATTATCTGGATTTAATGCATCAGAGCGGTGCAGATGTTCTAAGTGTGGGAAAGTGTGTAGACCTCGGCAAAGCCAAAGCCCAAATAAATGACACCGTTGCTTTCCAAGGGAATGTTGATAACGATATCCTCCGGGATGGAACCCCTGATGACATCACGGCAGCAGTCAAGGTCTGCTTAAAACAGGGTGGGAAAACCGGGCATATTTTGAATTTGAGTCACGGATTGCATAGAGACACTCCTTTTGAAAACGTCAAACATTTCGTAAATATCGCAAAAAGACTATAG
- the hemH gene encoding ferrochelatase translates to MKYDSVLLVAFGGPTPGCCQKYDNNTCPGEAYCFVEGIAGEAESQRERVKDISAHYIRLGGFSPFNELTFKQASALEDALRARDVPLPVYAGFRHWTPYLKEVIAEMTQKGHRKILGIIMAPHQSKVSWEWYQQTVQEGIDALEGEKPTVGYLEPWYTHKGYVGAIAEIIKAACGDKFAHAELVFTAHAIPQASADTSPYTQQFAKTGEAVAQEIGKTRFGLAYQSEVENSPISWTQPDINDWLKARKAEGVGTVVASPIGFLCDHVEVLYDLDIEATETAEACGIDFIRAGTVGAHPRFIGMLADFVCEKSVERE, encoded by the coding sequence ATGAAATACGATAGCGTTTTACTGGTTGCTTTTGGCGGGCCGACACCGGGCTGCTGTCAAAAATATGATAACAATACCTGTCCGGGTGAAGCCTACTGCTTTGTTGAAGGAATTGCCGGGGAGGCAGAATCTCAAAGAGAACGCGTAAAAGACATCTCAGCACATTACATAAGATTAGGTGGGTTTTCGCCCTTCAACGAATTGACCTTCAAACAAGCCTCTGCATTAGAAGATGCATTGCGTGCGCGTGATGTGCCGCTTCCTGTCTATGCCGGATTTAGACATTGGACCCCCTACTTAAAGGAAGTCATCGCAGAAATGACACAGAAGGGACACCGTAAAATACTGGGTATTATCATGGCACCACACCAATCCAAAGTCAGTTGGGAATGGTATCAGCAAACGGTCCAAGAAGGAATTGATGCCCTGGAGGGTGAGAAACCTACTGTTGGTTATCTTGAACCGTGGTACACACACAAAGGTTATGTCGGTGCCATCGCTGAAATTATTAAAGCCGCGTGTGGGGACAAGTTCGCGCATGCTGAGCTTGTTTTTACAGCGCATGCAATTCCACAGGCCTCCGCGGACACCTCACCCTACACGCAACAGTTCGCAAAAACAGGTGAGGCAGTCGCTCAAGAGATCGGAAAAACTCGGTTCGGTTTGGCATATCAAAGCGAAGTGGAAAACAGCCCTATATCGTGGACGCAGCCGGATATCAACGACTGGCTTAAAGCTCGAAAAGCGGAAGGTGTTGGCACTGTTGTCGCCTCACCAATCGGTTTCCTTTGTGACCATGTTGAAGTACTCTATGATTTAGACATAGAAGCAACTGAGACAGCGGAGGCGTGCGGCATTGATTTTATTCGGGCGGGAACGGTCGGTGCCCATCCTAGATTTATCGGCATGTTAGCAGACTTTGTGTGTGAAAAATCTGTGGAACGAGAGTAA
- a CDS encoding alcohol dehydrogenase catalytic domain-containing protein, which yields MKSQIFYEPESMSLEDRPVPAAGDNDLLVQVRSVGICGSDVAYYFGNSSLETDDGKGPLILGHEFTGEVVEVGSEAGSTGGFKVGDRVVVNPVQSNPNSFWSKKGLSNLCPEKRVLGVGVNGGFAEYAVSDYRWTVKLPDNVTYDQGALTEPLACGLYAVNNLNAEEGQTAVVFGPGPIGLMMVQVLKSRGLKNVLLVGTRDYRLDCGKELGADVVVNVSDTSSPHYVEDLGAAIQELNNGELADRAITATSSLDAIHTALKVTGRHATVVIFGLPGDTDVMQVPILDTILDDKTIRFSWLAPDTWEEAVQLISSGDVNMDKIISHEFSLESLVEGITKVRNREDGCTKGLIKVSA from the coding sequence ATGAAATCCCAAATTTTCTATGAACCCGAATCAATGAGCCTTGAAGACCGGCCCGTACCGGCAGCTGGGGACAACGACTTGTTAGTCCAAGTGCGTTCGGTAGGTATCTGTGGTTCGGATGTCGCATACTATTTCGGTAATAGTTCACTCGAAACAGATGATGGGAAGGGACCTCTTATTCTTGGACACGAATTCACTGGTGAAGTCGTCGAAGTTGGTAGTGAAGCAGGATCAACAGGTGGATTTAAGGTGGGTGATCGGGTTGTTGTCAACCCCGTCCAATCAAATCCGAATTCTTTCTGGAGCAAGAAGGGATTGTCCAACTTGTGTCCAGAAAAACGTGTCTTAGGTGTTGGTGTTAACGGTGGTTTTGCGGAATACGCAGTTTCTGATTATCGCTGGACGGTCAAACTCCCTGATAACGTAACTTATGACCAAGGAGCACTAACAGAACCTCTGGCATGCGGACTTTATGCTGTCAATAATCTCAACGCTGAAGAAGGACAAACTGCCGTTGTCTTCGGACCGGGACCTATCGGTCTAATGATGGTACAAGTACTAAAGAGCCGCGGTTTGAAAAATGTCCTGCTTGTCGGAACCCGCGACTACCGCTTGGATTGCGGTAAGGAACTCGGCGCAGATGTCGTCGTCAATGTCAGCGATACCAGTTCCCCACACTATGTTGAAGACCTTGGCGCTGCAATTCAGGAACTCAATAATGGTGAATTGGCAGACCGCGCAATTACGGCTACCAGTTCACTTGACGCAATTCACACGGCATTGAAAGTTACAGGCAGACACGCGACTGTCGTTATCTTCGGGCTTCCTGGGGATACAGATGTGATGCAGGTTCCTATCCTTGACACTATTCTCGATGATAAAACCATCAGGTTCTCTTGGCTTGCTCCCGATACATGGGAAGAGGCTGTTCAACTGATTTCGAGTGGTGATGTCAATATGGACAAAATCATCAGCCACGAGTTTTCACTTGAATCACTCGTTGAAGGGATAACCAAGGTTCGCAACCGCGAAGACGGTTGTACCAAGGGCTTGATAAAAGTCTCCGCCTAA
- a CDS encoding FG-GAP-like repeat-containing protein — protein MRILIPLFIFCFLSFTWGDIQFEEVSQHAGITRVGESWGNAWGDFNGDGYLDLWATNHRHKPSLYRNNGDGTFTDIIEEVWDANPSADTHGAAWADFDNDGDQDLIVLSGGGGGLSNQTRTNHANHLYVNEHGRLIERAAALGVDYPLLRGRTPLWLDWNRDGLLDVLLTGESRKDRTGELFTPALFSQTISGFENVNPAVGFSFQKDTALAQIASVTATGNMALVINYHLYPLAIYDTSNIPFTELLQMINIPFGDYIGVADAAIADFDGDLLSDIFLTRGYEQYHVEQVNSHQLKLYIKNVYLLSIESGISFKTDGDVFFQIYSEWGPQLPLVRIGADGHNVTEFEDGEFKGVTPNLRSASFKVNLSPNDPRVAGLKPRPEDEKFGIYIGYEPETTVWTLICHKLPASAAIKTSRPISELKTINFLPDIRDLLSSVLLINGENGFQISSKTNGFNLLVDGHSVVAGDFDNDMDMDLYVVRSNTAENVPNHLYENLGDGSFIESADAGGAAGSTQGRGQSATMADYDRDGYLDIFVTNGRGEYPLTDGPDQLFRNLGSGNNWLQIDLEGTISNRDGIGAKLFATTPDGKTQLRENGGGIHWAQQDQKRIHFGLAQNEKVIELVIHWPSGIVQKLKDVSVNQVLQIVETDMPESLHGDVNSDGMVNILDLLVVVSYFSESPSTNVKVDVNKDGVVNILDLVAISNLLNKTEEAPEN, from the coding sequence ATGCGAATTTTAATACCCTTGTTCATTTTCTGTTTTTTGTCTTTCACATGGGGTGACATTCAATTTGAAGAAGTGTCACAGCACGCAGGGATTACACGAGTCGGTGAAAGTTGGGGGAATGCTTGGGGCGATTTTAATGGCGATGGGTACCTTGATTTATGGGCTACCAATCACCGACACAAGCCGAGTCTCTATCGGAATAATGGCGACGGTACGTTCACAGATATTATTGAAGAGGTTTGGGATGCGAATCCTTCTGCGGATACACATGGGGCAGCTTGGGCAGATTTCGATAACGATGGGGACCAAGACCTCATTGTCTTATCGGGTGGCGGAGGCGGCTTGAGTAACCAGACGCGTACGAACCACGCTAACCATCTTTATGTGAATGAACATGGAAGGCTAATAGAACGCGCCGCAGCACTTGGCGTGGATTACCCCCTTTTGCGAGGCAGGACCCCTCTCTGGTTGGATTGGAATCGCGACGGGCTGCTTGATGTCCTTCTCACAGGGGAATCAAGAAAGGATAGGACCGGTGAATTGTTTACACCTGCGCTATTTTCTCAAACTATAAGTGGTTTCGAGAATGTGAATCCTGCTGTCGGTTTCTCTTTTCAAAAAGATACCGCGTTAGCGCAAATTGCCAGTGTAACAGCAACCGGTAATATGGCTCTTGTTATCAACTACCACCTCTATCCGCTTGCTATATATGATACATCTAATATCCCCTTTACAGAACTTCTGCAGATGATTAACATTCCATTTGGGGATTATATTGGCGTAGCAGATGCAGCAATTGCAGATTTCGATGGGGATCTGCTTTCAGATATCTTCCTTACTCGTGGATATGAACAATACCATGTTGAACAGGTGAATTCGCACCAGCTTAAACTCTACATAAAAAATGTGTACCTTCTCTCGATAGAATCAGGAATCAGTTTTAAAACCGATGGTGATGTCTTTTTTCAAATCTATTCAGAATGGGGACCGCAACTGCCTTTGGTTAGAATCGGTGCTGATGGACACAACGTCACAGAATTTGAAGACGGCGAATTTAAAGGCGTGACACCTAACCTTAGGTCTGCTTCCTTTAAAGTTAATCTCTCACCTAATGATCCAAGGGTTGCTGGGCTCAAGCCTCGTCCTGAAGACGAGAAATTTGGGATTTACATCGGCTATGAACCGGAAACAACAGTATGGACACTCATCTGTCATAAACTTCCTGCCTCCGCTGCGATTAAAACTTCACGGCCTATATCGGAATTAAAAACGATTAATTTTTTACCCGACATTCGTGACCTACTTTCATCAGTCCTTTTAATAAACGGGGAAAACGGATTTCAAATTTCATCAAAGACTAACGGATTTAACTTGCTTGTAGATGGACACTCCGTCGTAGCAGGAGACTTTGATAACGATATGGACATGGACCTCTATGTTGTGCGTTCAAATACCGCTGAAAACGTTCCAAATCATCTATATGAAAATCTTGGTGACGGATCCTTCATTGAAAGTGCGGATGCTGGTGGCGCAGCAGGAAGCACGCAGGGTAGAGGGCAGAGTGCTACAATGGCAGACTACGACCGAGATGGTTACCTAGATATCTTCGTCACAAACGGTAGAGGGGAGTATCCGCTTACCGATGGACCCGACCAACTCTTCCGAAACCTCGGTAGCGGCAATAATTGGCTCCAAATTGATTTAGAAGGAACTATCTCTAATCGTGATGGTATTGGCGCGAAGCTTTTTGCAACCACGCCTGACGGTAAGACACAACTGCGGGAAAATGGCGGTGGTATCCACTGGGCACAGCAAGACCAGAAACGCATCCATTTTGGACTTGCACAGAATGAAAAGGTCATTGAATTAGTGATCCACTGGCCGAGCGGCATTGTTCAAAAATTGAAGGATGTGTCGGTAAACCAAGTGTTGCAAATCGTTGAAACGGATATGCCAGAATCTCTCCATGGTGATGTCAATTCGGATGGAATGGTGAATATTCTCGATCTCCTTGTTGTGGTGTCGTACTTCAGTGAAAGTCCATCTACAAATGTGAAAGTTGACGTTAACAAAGATGGCGTAGTCAATATTTTAGATCTCGTTGCTATTTCAAATTTACTGAACAAAACTGAAGAGGCACCTGAAAATTGA
- a CDS encoding multiheme c-type cytochrome, translating into MDFTMARRGIVVVCLGLFGYVLVTLSGKLAPRAENAKDRVAEAYQGFQEGKCKSCHPAIWREWEGSMHAKAWIDEIYQEMASQVSDREAKCDRCHAPQPILITGIGKMPELRNEHREAGVSCLVCHLDAKGAMHGPPASAETYFHANITDPIYTKPTTLCGTCHGQPTVPEHDQVSSFLNSKFAEDDKSCATCHMPIVNRLQSTASYESIKGRKHTWRGSRSVAQLRRAAALQLEITPEKVNVELQSKTGHILPGGTLRTIILEMVHLTSEGGIPRKKRVSISAEEENRLLPDEDRIYVFDTSSSATGDTIRIRLMYQLTPKTPESEWVLMAEKSHIVP; encoded by the coding sequence ATGGATTTTACGATGGCGCGCCGAGGCATAGTCGTTGTATGTTTGGGACTGTTCGGATATGTGTTGGTGACATTAAGTGGGAAACTTGCGCCCCGCGCTGAAAACGCTAAAGATCGCGTGGCGGAAGCGTATCAGGGATTTCAGGAAGGAAAGTGTAAAAGCTGCCATCCTGCAATCTGGCGAGAATGGGAAGGTTCGATGCACGCGAAGGCGTGGATTGATGAAATCTATCAGGAGATGGCGAGTCAAGTCTCGGACAGAGAGGCAAAATGTGACCGGTGCCATGCTCCCCAACCAATACTCATCACAGGTATAGGAAAGATGCCGGAGCTCAGAAATGAACACCGAGAAGCAGGCGTTTCATGTCTCGTCTGCCATCTCGATGCTAAAGGTGCGATGCACGGACCGCCAGCAAGCGCGGAGACCTATTTCCACGCTAACATAACCGATCCCATCTATACAAAACCAACAACGCTCTGTGGTACCTGTCATGGTCAGCCAACCGTCCCTGAGCATGACCAAGTTTCCAGTTTTCTAAATAGTAAATTCGCTGAAGATGATAAAAGTTGCGCGACGTGTCACATGCCGATTGTGAATCGGCTACAAAGCACAGCCAGTTACGAGAGCATTAAAGGCAGGAAACACACGTGGCGCGGAAGTCGTAGTGTTGCACAACTCAGACGTGCTGCGGCACTTCAACTTGAGATCACGCCTGAAAAGGTAAATGTGGAACTTCAGAGCAAGACAGGACACATTTTACCAGGTGGAACATTGCGCACCATTATCCTTGAAATGGTACACCTCACTTCAGAAGGAGGTATACCTCGGAAGAAGCGAGTCTCCATTTCTGCTGAAGAGGAAAATCGGCTTCTTCCAGATGAAGACAGGATTTATGTTTTCGACACGTCATCCAGCGCGACTGGTGATACAATCAGGATCCGCTTAATGTATCAATTGACACCGAAAACACCGGAATCCGAGTGGGTGTTGATGGCGGAAAAAAGTCACATTGTGCCTTAA
- a CDS encoding MBL fold metallo-hydrolase yields MRNIPENPFAPRQYGQLVKVTERVYLFRNIVNSSIIIGDKGVAVIDTQVNQMMARRLRNAIRTITDKPILYAINTHYHWDHTNGNVIFHEAGATVVAREMTKDFMVNRSPRQEAFLRSRGFTLGDPPFLPQQTFTHETELDLGNQPLHLVHLGKAETDDATAIRIPAEDCIVSGDTVMTGSFPIFGQPVMNEGLMANHDWINTIKELRTYAPKSVLPGHGPLAYDAEIDLLLEIETYFLTEVRKRVAQGMSLATLLAEMETNLPDWIRDISEVWGTPRYAILRVYRGLIDDPEPGWQHLKPSAIPTADAEIIRQRTRELKGFEAYRETAEEVAEGNDFGLAIAVLKTATQKYPNLPDAWTAYANLLTQASRVVSSVLEKGDFFVEAKKAIDTALELDPDYAPAHLLRGYNYILSAYRNGDDTKAGLESVYKALVIGIQGTQLAQAYFGIGLAHRANGDETLAREAFAKAIAADARYMPAQLANMA; encoded by the coding sequence ATGAGAAACATTCCGGAAAACCCCTTTGCGCCACGACAATACGGACAACTCGTTAAAGTAACGGAGCGGGTATATCTCTTTCGTAATATCGTCAACTCTTCTATTATTATTGGGGATAAAGGCGTTGCGGTAATTGATACGCAGGTGAACCAAATGATGGCACGACGATTGCGCAACGCGATCCGAACCATCACAGATAAACCGATCTTATACGCAATTAACACCCACTATCATTGGGACCATACCAACGGAAACGTTATTTTTCATGAAGCTGGTGCAACCGTCGTTGCACGCGAAATGACAAAAGACTTTATGGTGAACAGATCGCCGCGTCAAGAAGCGTTCCTTCGTTCCCGGGGTTTTACGCTCGGGGATCCGCCCTTCCTTCCACAGCAGACTTTCACCCACGAGACCGAATTGGATTTGGGCAATCAACCTTTGCACCTCGTTCACTTAGGAAAGGCGGAAACAGATGATGCTACTGCCATCAGGATTCCGGCGGAAGACTGCATCGTCTCTGGCGACACCGTCATGACTGGAAGTTTTCCGATCTTCGGTCAACCTGTGATGAATGAAGGTCTCATGGCAAATCATGATTGGATTAATACAATTAAGGAGCTCCGAACTTATGCGCCGAAATCCGTTCTGCCGGGCCACGGTCCCTTGGCATACGATGCCGAAATCGATTTGTTACTTGAGATTGAGACCTATTTTTTAACGGAGGTACGAAAACGTGTTGCACAAGGGATGTCCTTAGCCACACTGCTTGCTGAGATGGAAACTAATCTACCTGACTGGATTCGAGATATTTCTGAAGTCTGGGGAACCCCTCGTTATGCGATTTTGAGGGTATATCGCGGGTTAATCGACGATCCGGAGCCGGGCTGGCAACACTTGAAGCCTTCAGCTATTCCAACTGCGGATGCCGAAATTATTCGCCAACGGACACGCGAACTCAAAGGTTTTGAAGCGTACCGGGAAACTGCTGAAGAGGTCGCAGAAGGCAACGATTTCGGCTTGGCTATTGCTGTTTTGAAAACTGCAACACAGAAATATCCGAATTTGCCCGACGCTTGGACAGCATATGCAAATTTGCTTACACAAGCATCTCGTGTCGTATCAAGTGTCCTTGAGAAGGGAGATTTCTTCGTTGAGGCAAAAAAAGCAATTGACACGGCTCTCGAATTGGACCCAGATTATGCGCCTGCGCACCTTTTGCGAGGGTATAACTACATACTCTCTGCCTACCGCAACGGTGATGACACGAAGGCAGGATTGGAGTCTGTTTACAAAGCCCTCGTCATCGGAATTCAGGGTACGCAACTTGCACAAGCGTATTTTGGCATTGGACTTGCACATCGCGCAAACGGGGACGAGACCTTGGCACGTGAAGCCTTTGCGAAGGCGATCGCTGCTGACGCAAGGTATATGCCGGCACAGTTAGCGAATATGGCGTAG
- a CDS encoding phytanoyl-CoA dioxygenase family protein, with the protein MTILTESEKNQLDQHGFLLLESLIPPDTTAQLRERALALAETERKAGKGHTYLANDSAQRVWNLIDKGEMFEETIQHPKMLAAMEYLLGVDCTLSSFTVNVLYPGAPDAGLHIDYPLSGLPTPRPNFPMVANSVWFLDDFTIENGATSCVPGSHRRLKALPEPGVEYADELQICGPRGSVLIVNGAIWHGSSENRTNETRVGLLGFFCRSILKPQQAHLELVSEAVVSRATPTLKRLLGLESLPNMNT; encoded by the coding sequence ATGACTATCTTGACTGAATCTGAAAAGAATCAACTGGATCAGCACGGTTTTCTTCTTCTCGAAAGTTTGATACCTCCAGATACAACGGCGCAGCTTCGAGAACGCGCTTTAGCACTTGCTGAGACAGAGCGAAAAGCCGGCAAGGGGCACACATATCTCGCGAATGACAGTGCGCAACGCGTCTGGAATCTCATTGACAAAGGCGAGATGTTTGAAGAAACCATTCAACATCCAAAAATGCTTGCCGCTATGGAGTATTTACTCGGCGTGGATTGCACACTGAGCTCCTTTACCGTAAATGTGCTTTACCCCGGCGCACCTGATGCCGGTCTCCATATCGATTATCCATTATCTGGACTTCCGACACCGCGTCCAAACTTCCCTATGGTTGCCAACAGCGTATGGTTTTTGGATGATTTTACAATTGAAAATGGAGCAACCAGTTGTGTCCCGGGGAGCCATCGGCGGCTCAAGGCATTACCCGAACCGGGTGTGGAATATGCCGACGAGCTGCAGATTTGTGGACCACGGGGTTCCGTTTTAATTGTCAACGGGGCAATATGGCACGGATCCTCAGAAAATAGAACGAATGAAACGCGTGTTGGGTTACTCGGTTTTTTTTGTCGCTCCATCCTGAAACCGCAGCAAGCACATCTTGAATTGGTATCAGAGGCAGTTGTATCCCGCGCGACACCGACCCTAAAACGGTTGCTCGGTCTCGAATCACTACCCAACATGAACACTTAG